In Halobacillus amylolyticus, the following proteins share a genomic window:
- a CDS encoding biotin transporter BioY, giving the protein MQKSRSTAYDMTIGALFVALMAIGSNITAFAPFLSIMNVPLTLQTFVAILAGIILGSRLGFFSMFVYTVLGLIGAPVFAGFKGGIGTIFMPTFGFILSFMILAFAVGKIVENRRTFSMYMSASVVGLLINFIVGVNWMYMALQLWVGEGSGIGYAIAWSSMTPFLVKDLALAVLAAVFAYRLEKGVLHRTPLRQTA; this is encoded by the coding sequence TTGCAGAAATCACGTTCAACTGCTTACGATATGACAATAGGAGCCTTATTTGTAGCGTTAATGGCAATTGGCTCAAATATTACCGCATTTGCACCTTTTTTATCGATCATGAACGTACCACTTACTTTGCAGACGTTTGTGGCCATTTTAGCCGGAATTATATTGGGAAGTCGTTTAGGGTTCTTCTCGATGTTTGTTTATACAGTTCTAGGTTTAATAGGTGCACCTGTTTTTGCAGGATTTAAAGGCGGAATAGGGACTATCTTCATGCCGACGTTTGGCTTTATCCTTTCTTTTATGATTTTAGCTTTTGCCGTTGGAAAGATAGTTGAAAATCGACGCACCTTTTCGATGTACATGAGTGCCTCCGTGGTAGGGTTACTGATTAATTTTATTGTTGGTGTGAACTGGATGTACATGGCACTTCAACTATGGGTTGGTGAAGGTTCTGGCATCGGGTATGCGATTGCCTGGTCGAGTATGACACCATTTCTGGTGAAAGATTTAGCGTTAGCGGTTTTAGCAGCAGTATTTGCTTATAGATTGGAAAAAGGTGTGCTTCACCGAACTCCTCTGCGTCAAACAGCATAA
- a CDS encoding spore coat protein: MNNFLEKITGMAPLTDQVIATDILLAVKSEIKSYSLAITETATKEVRDTLTQQLEEVIAFHEQISAYMIENGFYHPHDTSKQLQVDMKTADTALSMTKGKNFSTLSLRGQMTRNINKP, encoded by the coding sequence ATGAATAATTTCCTTGAAAAAATAACGGGCATGGCGCCATTGACCGATCAAGTCATTGCGACAGACATTTTATTGGCTGTTAAGTCTGAAATAAAAAGTTATTCTTTAGCTATTACTGAAACGGCTACGAAAGAAGTTAGAGATACATTAACCCAGCAATTAGAGGAAGTTATTGCGTTCCATGAACAGATCTCAGCTTATATGATAGAAAACGGATTCTACCATCCACATGATACATCCAAACAGCTGCAAGTGGACATGAAAACGGCCGATACGGCATTGAGTATGACGAAGGGTAAAAATTTCAGTACCCTAAGCCTACGGGGACAAATGACTAGAAATATAAATAAGCCATGA
- a CDS encoding M24 family metallopeptidase gives MEHRLNRFSIYLKENHIDVAFLNSKENVFYLTGFQTDPHERLLGLLVFPEADPIAVLPGMEAGQIRDAGWTYDVIGYADHENPWTIMADKMKQQGVLQPKTVGFEKQVLSYGRSESLLALFKEVSVIDVEGQLNEMRLVKDEQEISIMREAAELADFGVKIGTETLKEGITEMEVLATIEYELKKKGVAEMSFSTMVLFGEKSGQPHGNPGDRKLEAGDFVLFDLGVVWKGYTSDITRTYAFKSISDEQKSIYEKVHEAIEASLSISKPGTRIGDLDQTARDIITDAGYGELFPHRIGHGLGINVHEFPSMSHLNDGVLKEGMTYTIEPGIYDPAVGGVRLEDDVLVTADGCETLTKTPKELRIIE, from the coding sequence ATGGAACATAGATTGAATCGTTTTTCTATCTACTTAAAAGAGAATCATATTGATGTAGCTTTCTTAAATTCTAAAGAGAATGTCTTTTATTTAACAGGTTTTCAGACCGATCCGCACGAACGGTTGCTAGGCTTGCTTGTTTTTCCTGAAGCTGATCCGATCGCTGTCCTTCCTGGTATGGAGGCAGGTCAAATTCGTGATGCCGGCTGGACCTATGACGTGATTGGCTATGCTGATCATGAGAATCCTTGGACGATAATGGCGGATAAGATGAAACAACAGGGGGTTCTTCAGCCGAAAACGGTAGGGTTCGAGAAGCAAGTTCTTTCCTATGGACGCAGTGAGTCACTACTAGCCCTTTTTAAGGAAGTATCTGTCATAGATGTCGAGGGACAGCTTAATGAGATGCGCCTCGTGAAGGACGAGCAGGAAATCAGCATTATGCGTGAAGCAGCTGAGCTTGCTGATTTTGGTGTGAAGATAGGAACAGAAACACTTAAAGAAGGTATTACAGAAATGGAAGTTCTCGCGACGATCGAGTACGAATTGAAGAAAAAAGGTGTCGCGGAAATGTCCTTTTCTACAATGGTGTTGTTCGGTGAAAAGTCTGGACAGCCCCACGGAAATCCTGGCGACCGTAAGCTAGAAGCTGGCGATTTCGTTTTGTTTGATCTTGGTGTTGTCTGGAAGGGGTATACATCAGATATCACTCGGACGTATGCTTTTAAGTCAATTTCCGATGAACAAAAGTCTATTTATGAGAAAGTTCATGAAGCCATTGAAGCATCGCTTTCCATTAGTAAACCGGGGACCCGTATTGGCGACCTCGACCAAACAGCAAGGGATATCATCACAGACGCTGGTTATGGCGAGCTATTTCCTCATAGAATCGGTCATGGTTTAGGGATCAATGTTCATGAATTTCCTTCCATGAGCCATCTGAATGATGGCGTGTTGAAGGAAGGCATGACGTACACGATTGAACCTGGTATTTATGATCCGGCAGTCGGTGGTGTACGTTTAGAAGATGATGTCTTAGTAACTGCCGATGGTTGTGAAACGTTAACAAAAACTCCAAAGGAACTCCGGATAATTGAATAG
- a CDS encoding alpha/beta-type small acid-soluble spore protein, which produces MADNNRNELLVPGAENAMDSMKEEIASEFGVKLGADTTARENGSVGGEMVKRMIKIAESSMQDKNK; this is translated from the coding sequence ATGGCCGACAACAATAGGAATGAATTGTTAGTGCCTGGTGCAGAAAATGCAATGGATAGTATGAAGGAAGAAATTGCAAGTGAATTTGGTGTTAAGCTCGGAGCAGACACCACTGCGCGCGAAAACGGATCGGTGGGTGGCGAAATGGTCAAACGAATGATCAAAATTGCCGAATCAAGTATGCAAGACAAAAACAAATAG
- a CDS encoding PQQ-dependent sugar dehydrogenase, with protein sequence MKILMWLMIVLIMTACQPNEESSNQTPQEKSGDSTEVAATLQSPWDIEANGGTIFITEREGQIVSWTEEQGVSRAEVVTEKDITQIGEGGLLGFKLDPNFNTNHQAFAYHTYEGENGQIKNRIIMLTYENSQWTETDVILEGIPGANFHNGGRIEIGPDRKLYVTTGDSLNGDLAQDKESLAGKILRLNLDGSVPEDNPFEGSYVYSYGHRNPQGLAWDEDGQLYASEHGPDNHDEVNKINPGDNYGWPDIVGEENADGVEGPIYQTGENTWAPSGIAAFNERLYIATLRGTALRTLSFEGENPSIVVDDYGRIRDVEQIGESIYFITNNTDGRGSPEEDDDRLIKLSP encoded by the coding sequence ATGAAAATTCTAATGTGGCTGATGATTGTATTGATAATGACCGCTTGTCAACCTAATGAGGAATCGTCGAATCAAACACCACAAGAAAAGTCTGGTGACTCTACGGAAGTAGCAGCAACCCTGCAGTCACCATGGGATATCGAGGCAAATGGTGGCACCATTTTTATAACGGAACGTGAAGGACAGATCGTTTCATGGACGGAAGAGCAAGGAGTAAGCAGAGCCGAAGTCGTCACAGAGAAAGACATTACCCAAATCGGTGAGGGAGGACTGCTCGGGTTTAAGCTTGACCCGAACTTTAATACAAACCATCAAGCATTTGCCTACCATACCTATGAAGGAGAAAACGGTCAGATTAAAAATCGAATAATCATGCTTACCTACGAGAATAGTCAATGGACAGAAACAGACGTGATCCTTGAGGGTATACCAGGCGCGAACTTTCATAATGGCGGTCGCATTGAGATAGGGCCTGATCGTAAGCTGTATGTAACGACAGGGGATTCATTAAATGGAGATTTGGCACAGGATAAGGAGAGTTTAGCAGGGAAAATCCTGCGCCTCAATTTGGATGGTTCTGTTCCGGAAGACAACCCATTCGAAGGCTCTTATGTCTATAGTTATGGTCACCGTAATCCACAGGGGCTTGCGTGGGACGAAGATGGGCAGCTCTATGCCTCTGAGCACGGACCTGATAACCATGATGAAGTGAATAAAATTAATCCTGGCGACAATTACGGATGGCCTGACATAGTCGGGGAAGAAAATGCGGACGGGGTAGAGGGGCCTATTTACCAAACAGGTGAAAATACATGGGCTCCTTCAGGAATAGCTGCCTTCAATGAAAGACTTTACATCGCAACATTAAGAGGAACGGCTTTACGGACGCTATCCTTTGAAGGTGAGAATCCATCTATAGTAGTGGATGATTACGGAAGAATTCGTGACGTTGAGCAAATCGGTGAATCGATCTATTTTATTACCAATAATACCGATGGGCGAGGGAGCCCAGAGGAAGACGATGATCGCCTTATAAAGCTTTCCCCTTGA
- a CDS encoding PspA/IM30 family protein has protein sequence MANLFTRLKDSITSDLHEALDQKEQKNPIAMLNQYLRESEKETEKVRKLVERQYRLKDEFGREYQKAQDIADKRKHQAEVAEKAGEETMHAFAVKEQEEYEARAERLKASRLDAIEQLETLERKYEEMKHRLKDMHLKRMELMGRENIARAHNRMNQVIEDTADKPYSRFSEMDRYIEDLEYKVNSAYYRNTFDSKIAQLEKDMKNTEDVTVQ, from the coding sequence ATGGCTAACTTATTTACCCGTTTGAAGGATTCAATCACGTCAGATCTGCATGAGGCCCTTGATCAAAAGGAGCAAAAGAATCCGATCGCTATGCTGAACCAGTACTTGCGTGAGAGTGAAAAGGAAACAGAGAAGGTTCGTAAGCTGGTGGAGCGTCAATATCGTTTGAAGGACGAGTTTGGACGCGAATATCAAAAGGCTCAAGACATTGCGGACAAGCGTAAACATCAGGCTGAAGTGGCTGAAAAGGCTGGAGAAGAGACGATGCATGCCTTTGCCGTGAAAGAACAGGAAGAATACGAAGCACGAGCGGAGCGTCTTAAAGCTTCTCGCTTGGATGCAATTGAGCAGCTAGAGACGCTTGAGCGTAAATATGAGGAAATGAAACATAGATTGAAGGACATGCATTTGAAGCGGATGGAACTGATGGGACGAGAAAATATCGCCCGTGCCCATAACCGGATGAATCAAGTCATTGAAGATACAGCGGACAAGCCTTATTCTAGGTTTTCAGAAATGGACCGCTATATTGAGGATTTAGAATACAAGGTGAACAGTGCCTATTACCGTAACACTTTTGACAGTAAGATTGCACAGCTGGAAAAAGATATGAAGAATACAGAGGATGTTACGGTCCAGTAG
- a CDS encoding S-adenosylmethionine:tRNA ribosyltransferase-isomerase: protein MNKMKAPFQVPAHLHATAPVEYRQGERDNVRLMVLDPLTGQRKHTNFHDIMNIFQAGDVLVLNQSRTIPSSLHATGTRGDVEVRLARKIDEHRFEVLLLGTTYEEGDQIYFQNGFFATVEGNGNEYPLQVVNFKLSGVSLMEFIYEYGSPIYYEYINDPWPLNKYQTVYSSTPGSIEMTSAGRAFTWGMLSSLVKKGVHLCYVTLHTSLSYYGNNKWPTPSNHPELYSIPRETVDTINDAKAEGRKVIAVGTTVVRALESAVIEGHLTQQNSVLTDLYINGNYSLKITDALLTGFHEPEASHLDLLKAFIDEAVLLEAYNEALKQEYLWHEFGDMNLIITGAS from the coding sequence ATGAATAAGATGAAAGCTCCCTTTCAAGTACCTGCTCATCTTCATGCAACTGCCCCTGTTGAATATCGTCAAGGTGAACGTGACAACGTAAGGTTGATGGTGCTAGACCCTTTGACTGGGCAGAGAAAGCACACAAACTTTCATGATATTATGAATATTTTTCAAGCAGGCGATGTTCTCGTTTTGAATCAATCTAGGACGATTCCATCAAGTCTTCACGCAACTGGAACACGTGGCGATGTCGAAGTACGGTTAGCCAGAAAGATAGATGAGCATAGATTTGAAGTTTTGTTATTAGGAACTACCTATGAAGAAGGAGATCAGATTTACTTTCAAAATGGTTTCTTTGCGACTGTTGAAGGCAACGGTAACGAGTATCCCTTGCAAGTAGTCAACTTTAAGCTTAGTGGTGTTTCGTTAATGGAGTTTATTTATGAATATGGATCTCCTATTTATTACGAGTATATTAATGATCCATGGCCTTTAAATAAATATCAAACCGTGTATAGTTCTACCCCAGGTTCAATAGAAATGACTTCTGCAGGACGTGCTTTTACATGGGGAATGCTTTCTTCACTTGTGAAGAAAGGGGTTCATCTATGCTATGTAACCTTGCATACCTCTTTAAGCTATTATGGAAATAACAAATGGCCAACACCGTCGAATCACCCGGAGCTCTATTCCATTCCAAGAGAAACGGTTGACACTATTAATGATGCAAAAGCGGAAGGCCGTAAAGTAATTGCTGTAGGAACAACAGTTGTTCGTGCGCTAGAATCCGCGGTTATCGAGGGTCACTTAACACAACAGAATTCTGTGCTTACCGACTTGTATATTAACGGTAACTATTCTTTGAAAATAACAGATGCCTTGTTAACAGGGTTTCATGAACCGGAAGCAAGTCATTTGGATTTACTGAAAGCCTTTATTGACGAAGCTGTTCTCCTAGAGGCTTATAACGAAGCCTTGAAGCAAGAATATTTGTGGCATGAATTTGGAGATATGAATTTAATTATCACAGGTGCCTCTTAA
- a CDS encoding SDR family NAD(P)-dependent oxidoreductase: MKKTIMITGGSKGLGKSLALGFAKQQHRVAICARGENDLKAVEEQIETLGAEVVATKADMSDAADVEKFVSIVEDRFGSVDVLINNASIFGPGPRQLLDYTDESFSNVLKVNLMNPFLVTKRVLPGMIANRSGSVINLTSEAGRTGFAEWGAYGISKFAIEGMAETWAAEVAEYNIRINMVDPGEIDTAMHDRAVPDCDYDLAQPEERLDVFFYLASDQSSKHNGERFEAATFVNEAGVSNE, from the coding sequence ATGAAGAAAACTATTATGATTACAGGCGGGTCGAAGGGGCTTGGGAAATCTTTGGCTCTCGGCTTTGCTAAGCAACAACATCGTGTCGCCATTTGTGCAAGAGGTGAGAATGATTTAAAAGCAGTAGAAGAGCAGATAGAAACATTGGGGGCAGAGGTAGTTGCAACAAAGGCCGACATGTCAGACGCAGCAGATGTAGAGAAGTTTGTTTCTATAGTAGAAGATCGTTTTGGCAGCGTCGATGTTCTGATTAATAACGCCTCCATATTTGGACCGGGACCGAGGCAACTCCTTGATTATACTGATGAATCGTTCTCCAACGTACTAAAAGTGAATCTTATGAATCCGTTTTTAGTTACAAAACGGGTGTTGCCTGGAATGATTGCTAACAGGTCGGGGTCGGTGATTAACTTGACGTCAGAAGCAGGGAGAACCGGCTTTGCCGAATGGGGCGCTTATGGTATTTCAAAGTTTGCCATTGAAGGAATGGCTGAGACTTGGGCAGCAGAAGTGGCAGAGTATAACATTAGAATAAATATGGTCGACCCTGGCGAAATAGATACAGCGATGCATGACAGGGCCGTGCCGGATTGTGACTACGATCTGGCACAGCCAGAGGAAAGACTTGATGTCTTTTTCTATTTGGCTTCTGATCAATCAAGTAAGCATAATGGGGAACGATTTGAAGCGGCAACTTTCGTAAATGAGGCAGGGGTTTCAAATGAATAA
- a CDS encoding lmo0954 family membrane protein encodes MKKFLLFIAGLVALGVLLTNLGPMVLLGVSVWLLYVVFKQFMKSDSTAGKIGWVALGLIILSVAVSNIYAVIGLVAAYALYVIYKKMTTRKDESVVKSNSSDDPFTNFERQWAELNK; translated from the coding sequence ATGAAAAAGTTTTTGCTGTTTATTGCAGGACTAGTTGCACTTGGCGTTCTCCTAACAAATCTCGGTCCAATGGTTTTGTTAGGCGTCAGCGTATGGTTACTGTATGTCGTGTTCAAGCAATTTATGAAGAGTGATTCAACTGCCGGAAAAATTGGCTGGGTTGCGTTAGGGCTGATTATCCTTAGTGTGGCGGTTTCCAACATCTATGCAGTCATTGGACTCGTTGCAGCTTATGCTTTATACGTGATTTATAAGAAAATGACAACGAGAAAGGATGAATCCGTGGTTAAATCAAATAGTAGTGACGATCCGTTCACGAATTTTGAAAGACAGTGGGCAGAGTTAAACAAGTAA
- a CDS encoding alpha/beta hydrolase, translating into MEIIQKEILTTINHSIPYTYVQKKADNNKICIMIPGLGYTTDQPLFYYATGLFLGKGFDILHINYKYDPKEFNELERGEKVGIIKEDVQSFLDQILPAGKYIRSYIIAKSIGTAALANELANRGELKNAKAIWLTPLLQVDYIFDHLINNKQQEGLVIIGDNDQGYIEERFSKLSGSENINSILVKGTNHSLEHKDGLYKSIDCLKEIIEEIDKFISIE; encoded by the coding sequence ATGGAAATCATACAAAAAGAGATTCTTACCACCATTAACCACTCGATTCCATACACCTATGTTCAGAAAAAAGCAGATAATAATAAAATCTGTATTATGATTCCAGGATTAGGATATACAACAGACCAACCATTGTTTTACTATGCCACTGGTCTGTTTTTAGGAAAAGGTTTTGATATTTTACATATTAATTATAAATATGATCCAAAAGAGTTCAATGAATTGGAGCGGGGTGAAAAGGTCGGGATAATTAAAGAAGATGTTCAATCTTTCTTGGATCAAATTTTACCTGCAGGGAAATATATCCGAAGTTATATAATTGCTAAATCGATTGGTACAGCGGCACTAGCTAATGAGCTAGCAAACCGTGGAGAACTAAAGAATGCTAAAGCCATATGGTTAACCCCTTTGCTACAAGTAGATTATATCTTTGATCACCTTATTAACAATAAGCAACAGGAAGGGCTCGTCATTATTGGTGATAATGATCAAGGTTATATTGAGGAGCGTTTTAGTAAATTGTCTGGAAGTGAAAACATAAATAGTATCTTGGTAAAAGGAACGAATCACTCGCTGGAGCATAAGGATGGACTGTATAAATCAATTGATTGCCTTAAAGAAATAATAGAGGAAATTGATAAATTCATCTCAATTGAATAG
- a CDS encoding helicase C-terminal domain-containing protein encodes MGFAVLGGVFSEGVDLRGNRLNGVAVIGIGLAPRNFERELIKSYFSNRGRNGYDYAYVFPGMNKVLQAGGRLIRSEHDYGVIQLIDDRFLSRKYVNLLPEEWKDYKIIN; translated from the coding sequence GTGGGTTTTGCTGTTCTTGGTGGTGTCTTTTCGGAAGGTGTTGATTTGAGAGGAAATCGTTTAAATGGAGTTGCCGTTATAGGAATTGGTCTTGCGCCGCGCAATTTTGAACGGGAATTAATCAAATCTTACTTTTCAAACCGCGGTCGAAATGGTTATGATTACGCCTATGTATTCCCCGGTATGAACAAGGTGTTACAAGCTGGGGGAAGACTAATTCGTTCTGAACATGACTATGGTGTAATTCAGTTAATTGATGACCGTTTCTTGAGTAGAAAATATGTCAATCTTCTACCTGAGGAATGGAAAGACTACAAAATAATCAACTAA
- a CDS encoding Eco57I restriction-modification methylase domain-containing protein: MLSYQRSMGQYDTPISTVKYMVKTVLQEIGHDKRPPLILDPSTGDGVFVKSLIEEGQKPSHIHAYDIDHEVSLEEFEVQFTHQDFLKARPSQLFDAVIGNPPYKSKRQSTYFREHKDELEKEFKEIGVHNMYTLFIYKGLQLLKENGILCMIVQDSFLTNVYYTKFREYLLKNTEILEVTLAPRKLFHSGKADVRTAIITIKKGAPASRHQMKLVDRLATDDYETPPSERVQYLPQSYFHKMPNFNFAINVPLEILSLFITPAYTLVDKVDGGTGISTGNDKVFLRKPWEIDTKDKEWIPFYKNSGIRDRWYYEPKHYIHKNWKKYSQAIPNFTVRNQQYFYREGITCSSMGIDFQASYLPAGSLFGVNTNLFTENDEDLYYILGLLNSSLTTYMLRKVLNRTNMITSGYIKKLPYIEPPPQLKRSIAKQVENIVSEKKKTLSYDSSAHQQKINDSIFDVYQISPENRKHVTNFCDMLIEML, translated from the coding sequence ATGCTTTCCTATCAGCGATCCATGGGACAATATGACACACCCATATCTACCGTTAAGTATATGGTTAAAACTGTACTGCAAGAAATAGGACATGATAAGCGTCCCCCTCTTATATTAGATCCCTCAACAGGGGATGGTGTTTTTGTAAAATCGTTGATAGAGGAAGGGCAAAAGCCTTCCCACATTCATGCCTATGATATCGATCATGAAGTGTCTCTTGAGGAATTTGAGGTCCAATTTACTCATCAGGATTTTCTTAAAGCACGGCCCAGTCAATTATTCGATGCTGTTATCGGGAATCCACCATATAAATCGAAACGGCAAAGCACATATTTCCGCGAACATAAAGACGAGCTTGAAAAAGAATTCAAAGAAATTGGCGTACATAATATGTACACACTCTTTATCTATAAAGGTCTTCAATTATTGAAAGAGAATGGCATTCTATGTATGATCGTACAGGATTCATTTTTAACAAATGTTTATTATACGAAGTTTCGTGAGTATCTACTTAAAAACACGGAAATTCTGGAAGTCACCCTCGCTCCACGGAAGCTGTTTCATAGCGGTAAAGCTGATGTTCGGACAGCCATCATCACAATTAAAAAAGGAGCACCTGCCTCTAGACATCAAATGAAATTAGTAGATCGCCTCGCGACCGATGATTATGAGACACCACCAAGCGAGCGCGTTCAATATTTGCCGCAATCCTATTTTCACAAGATGCCTAACTTCAACTTTGCCATTAATGTTCCTCTTGAAATCCTATCGTTGTTTATTACTCCTGCCTATACACTAGTCGATAAAGTAGACGGGGGCACAGGGATCTCGACCGGTAATGATAAAGTGTTTTTACGTAAACCTTGGGAAATTGATACAAAAGACAAGGAATGGATTCCTTTTTATAAAAACAGCGGCATTCGTGATAGGTGGTATTACGAGCCCAAACACTATATCCATAAAAACTGGAAAAAGTACAGCCAGGCGATTCCTAATTTCACCGTTCGTAACCAACAATACTTTTATCGTGAAGGAATTACCTGCTCCTCTATGGGAATAGACTTTCAAGCTTCATACCTTCCTGCAGGCAGCTTATTTGGGGTTAATACAAATCTTTTCACTGAAAACGATGAAGATCTTTACTATATATTAGGGCTGCTTAACAGCAGTTTGACAACGTATATGCTCCGTAAAGTTCTGAATCGTACCAATATGATTACATCGGGATATATTAAGAAGCTTCCCTATATTGAACCACCTCCACAGTTGAAAAGAAGCATTGCAAAGCAAGTGGAGAACATCGTTTCGGAAAAGAAAAAGACCTTGTCATATGACTCTTCAGCTCACCAGCAAAAAATAAATGACAGCATTTTTGACGTCTATCAAATTTCTCCCGAAAATAGAAAGCATGTCACAAACTTCTGTGACATGCTGATCGAAATGCTATAA
- a CDS encoding DUF6376 family protein, translating to MKKFLVLSLLLVALSGCGLIEEATNGLQYTEDVTAFISDAEEFSSDLPNLIEQAQNDAISFDDVEERLQEFQTEIEEVQAINPPELAESIHNDLMNYTDQLETGVNEMIQAAQDQAINMESLENSSLFQAIQQIQQIQENINQLGG from the coding sequence GTGAAAAAGTTTTTAGTACTATCATTGTTACTAGTGGCTTTAAGTGGCTGTGGACTTATTGAGGAAGCAACGAACGGATTGCAATATACTGAGGATGTGACAGCATTTATTTCTGATGCTGAGGAGTTTTCCAGTGACTTGCCTAATTTAATTGAGCAAGCTCAGAATGATGCGATTAGTTTTGACGATGTGGAAGAACGCCTACAAGAATTTCAAACTGAAATCGAAGAAGTGCAGGCAATAAATCCGCCAGAGCTTGCTGAAAGTATTCATAACGACCTTATGAATTACACCGATCAACTGGAAACGGGTGTGAATGAAATGATCCAAGCTGCCCAGGATCAAGCAATTAATATGGAATCTCTAGAAAACTCTTCCCTGTTCCAAGCGATCCAACAAATTCAGCAAATCCAAGAAAACATAAACCAATTAGGTGGTTAA
- a CDS encoding L-lactate MFS transporter, with product MTERKVKNRWLIALSAVGIHISIGSVYAWSNFTSPLREEFGWDSQQVQLTFSIAILFLGLSAAFLGWFVEKYGPRVAGITAAVFFGVGIFGSGFAINLGSLWALYFFYGVLGGIGLGVGYIAPVSTLVKWFPDRRGLATGMAIMGFGFAAAISSPIMNWLIGSVGIAATFYILGASYFIVMILSSLYLSKPPQDWKPEGYEESENNKKKGKDLANLRAKESLKTKRFYYLWIMLFINVTCGIAVISAAKPLAENSVGLSAGAAATLVGVMGLFNGLGRIGWASASDYIGRANTYVTFFIIQIVLFLVLPYTSSVALFVILFGLIYTCYGGGFSTIPAFIGDMFGTKELGAIHGYILTAWSAAGLAGPQFAAYMNDKTGSYESSLIFFAGLFVIALIVSVLTKIDIKKKRKDLEQTSTN from the coding sequence ATGACAGAGCGAAAAGTTAAAAATCGTTGGCTCATTGCCTTATCTGCTGTTGGAATACATATATCCATCGGCTCTGTGTATGCTTGGAGTAATTTTACCTCTCCATTGAGAGAGGAATTTGGCTGGGATTCACAGCAAGTACAATTAACCTTCAGCATAGCTATTTTATTTTTAGGGTTATCCGCAGCGTTTTTAGGATGGTTTGTAGAGAAGTATGGGCCGAGAGTTGCGGGGATTACCGCTGCAGTCTTCTTTGGGGTTGGTATATTTGGTTCTGGATTCGCAATCAATTTGGGATCGTTATGGGCCCTTTACTTTTTTTACGGAGTGTTAGGTGGTATAGGTCTTGGAGTAGGGTATATTGCCCCAGTTTCGACATTAGTTAAATGGTTTCCAGATCGACGAGGTCTTGCTACGGGTATGGCTATAATGGGATTTGGTTTCGCAGCAGCTATCTCTAGTCCGATTATGAATTGGTTGATTGGTTCGGTAGGGATTGCGGCTACGTTTTATATACTGGGGGCCAGTTACTTCATAGTTATGATTTTGTCTTCCTTGTATTTATCAAAACCCCCACAAGATTGGAAGCCGGAGGGATATGAAGAATCGGAAAACAATAAAAAGAAGGGCAAGGATTTAGCCAACCTTCGAGCCAAAGAATCTTTGAAAACAAAGCGTTTTTATTATTTATGGATCATGCTGTTCATTAATGTGACGTGTGGGATAGCTGTGATCTCGGCAGCAAAACCACTTGCGGAAAACAGTGTGGGTTTAAGTGCCGGCGCTGCAGCGACTCTAGTAGGTGTGATGGGGCTCTTCAACGGCTTAGGTCGTATTGGCTGGGCAAGTGCTTCCGATTATATAGGCCGAGCGAATACGTACGTTACGTTTTTTATCATTCAGATTGTCTTATTTCTGGTGCTTCCTTACACAAGCTCTGTCGCACTATTTGTTATTTTATTTGGCCTTATTTACACGTGCTATGGAGGGGGATTTTCAACTATTCCTGCGTTTATCGGGGACATGTTTGGTACAAAAGAGCTTGGTGCAATCCATGGTTACATTCTCACAGCATGGTCAGCAGCGGGACTAGCCGGACCACAGTTTGCCGCTTATATGAATGATAAGACGGGAAGTTATGAAAGCAGCCTGATTTTCTTTGCAGGCTTGTTCGTCATTGCTCTGATCGTGTCGGTTTTAACCAAGATAGACATTAAGAAGAAAAGGAAAGATCTTGAACAGACATCAACAAATTAG